The following DNA comes from Malania oleifera isolate guangnan ecotype guangnan chromosome 12, ASM2987363v1, whole genome shotgun sequence.
tttatttttctcttcagTTTTCTTGGCAACGAAATGGGGCATTAGTGGCATTTTTGTTTGCCCTGTTGAAAACTTGAAACTCGACCGGAGATTTGATCCGATCAGTTTTGGATGTGATAGGTTAAAGTTGTTCGGGAGACTATGAACCGTACCTTGGAGCTATGGAAGGAGGTTCCCGGTGTTTCTGACGATGTCTTACTCCCATCTCAAACTAAATCTTCTTCAAAAGGTCGAgttatttcccttttttttttttttcttatgtcACATCTGTACATTGGGAAAGATCAATCTTACTGAAAGCTAAGCGAGTTACAGAATTGTTATTACTCTTACATTTGTGCGAGAATGGATCAAATGACTTAAATTGCTTGACTTGAGAGAGTGAATAATCTGTGTCTTGGAACCCGTTTGCGTGTGTGAGGGAATATTAAACTGCTTTGTTATGGGAAATCGAAAGGTCAAAAGCAATTTGAGTTTTAACAACCACCATCCTGAGTCCCGAACTGTTTGATTCAAAGTTTTAATTCTGTTTTGAGCAAATCATGGCAATGAAGTGACTATAATGGGGAAAACAATTTCTTAAGAAGAGGTTAAATTTGTTAAATTTGAATGGTTTGATCAACCTTTTTCTTTTAAGATGTCCATCGTTCTTGCTTGGGTTTTTGAAGCTTGGAAAATCTTATTCGTGACCAATCTAATGTTATTTGTTTCATTTCTTGTGTTTCCGTGGGACCAGATAATGGTAGTGGAGGTGATGGATGCACCCCTCCAGTGTCAAAAAATTCTGATGATGTTGGTTGGGTTACCCCTGAACAGGAGAAAGCAATCCCTACAAAAAAGTCACCATCAGATAATTCATCAGTTACTCCCGCTGCCAGGAGTCCTCTGAAAAGTAACGAGAGGAAAATAAGCACATCCTTGTTCCATAGTATGGACCAGAACAGATCCTCTGATTGTAAAATTGAAGTTGCTATGCCCCATTCTCCCTGTGAAGATGACAGTAAAAGAAGTTTTGGAGTTATGGAACCAGCTGAGAGTAGAAGTAGGAATTTAAGGCCAGAGGTGAGACGTGCTCTCTTTAACAAGATCCCTGGTGAAAGAGGGCATAAATTTGGCGGGTTGAGGTCTGGTTCTCGCGTGGTTCCATTTTATGATAATGATAACTCTGATTTGGTTATTCTCGATTGCAATTGCACTGAAGAAATGTATGGGAACGAAAAAGATATTGAAGATTTGTCTTTGATCCGCAAGCAGCTTGTTCAGATTGAGAACCAGCAATCGAGCCTGTTAGATCTCCTCCAGGTGTGTTAATgaagcatctctctctctctctctctctctctctctttaaattgCATTATGGGATCATCTTTATGCCATCAAAGTTGGGCATATTCATCTAAGTAATGCTCATTGATTCAGCTTGACTATGATATTTCATACAATTCACTGTTAAATTCTTGCCCTAGTCCCTTATGGTAGTCCTCCCTATTTCAAAAGAATATCTACAGACAGATTTTAATTTAGGGAGATGGAGAATGCTTTTCATGTTTCTAGTGCAGCCAATGATTTTATGATTTGCATTTGCTGGCTTCATTTTCTTATTTCCAGTTCCAGTGGGGACAAGTTGGCAAGCTGCTTATTGTCCTGTTAGACATTCTAAAAACTAATAATATTTTGATCACAAAGTTCGAAGAAAATCAAGATAGAGCACCCTCATGGCCTTGTATCTCTTTCTGCTTCTACGTTTCCTTTAGGAATGGTTTAGTCCCAGTTCTTAAAAATATAATCCCCCCATGTAATGGTTTTTCAGTCCATCTCTCTGTCTTGATCATATTGTTTAAGAGTATGTTTCACTTTTCAGGCATTCTATAAATGTCATCTCCTGTTCCTTACTTCCCTTGTATGTGTATAATTCGTGAGGGTGCTTGATGGATGCTTTAATAATACATAGCTCAACTACTGATGCATTTAATCATTTACTTTAAATAAGCTTCTGCCGACTTTAACTTCTCTTCTCACACTTGAATCCAGAGGTTCATTGGTAGCTCCCAGAGTGGGATAAGTTCTCTGGAGACACGTGTACATGGCCTTGAGATGGCATTGGATGAAATATCTTATGATTTGGCCATCTCAACTGGAAGGATTTCAAACACTGACTCTGCTGGGAACACATGTTGCAAATTGCCTGGTGCTGAATTCCTAAGTTCCAAGTTCTGGAGAAGAACTGAAGTGCGACATTCTTCCTCGAGGCTTTCTTCTGGGGGCATCCAATCACTGACTGCCATGCGTGACCTTCATAAAGATGCTAGTACTGAAACATCAAAAATGGGTGACCGAATGTTTCAGTGCCAAAATGCAGATGGGTTTGCTGCAAACCAATTGGCTGATATTTGTAGCAACTCAAGGGGGCATATGGAGTTGAATTCAAATAGAACTGCAAAGAACACGATTCACGATAATGAGAAGATACATGTTCGGTGTGGTGGCGTCCTAGGTGGGGCTTCACGTGTTAACAGCACAGGAACTGTGAATATAAATCGCAGGTATTTGGATATTCGATTCTAATTCTACATAAACATTGTTTTATTTGGCCATATTAGTTTTCCTGGTTTGTTTCTATTATCCATCTTGGCATAGTCTTAACACATGACAAAAACCTCCAAACCAGAGGAAGTGCTCAACTAGCATCAAAGCATCAAAAGAGCTTTCTTTCTCAATTGTATTAGCACATTTGAACTATCAATAGACGTAGGTGGTAGGGAAGGAAAATTTATTTGAGTCCAGTTGAAGCATGATTGATTGAGAAAAAAATGGTTCCCTAGCTTGATTCTTGGTTTTTGATGTCCTTTGGTGCACTTTCACAAAATTTTCATGTTTGCATCTAATGTTTAGTACCTGTCCCAATAAGAGTGGACGTGGACGGTGTGGTTACTGGTGTTGATGGGGTCCTATTATATGAAAATTAGCTACAAGTTTAGATAATTTAGTGTACAAAAATTGATTTGGCAAGGAAGCCAAATCTGACATGGATCATATGCACATACAAATTCCATGTCAATATTACTACTGCTCTGATCAAAATAGTCACACTTCTCATTTATTTTGAGTGGTTGAGTCTTATACTGCAGTTTCGTATCGGCATTTGATCTTTTTCCTGGTTATGGGATTCACTTATTTTATTTTACCATTTCATAATCTTGTAAAATTGCACATTTAAAAACTTTGGCTTCTGGCGCAAATTCACGTCTTGATTGTTCCATTTCTTTTGGTCAGGTCATCTGCTTAGCTTTGAATGGAGGTTAAGGTACATTTCAGTGCAGCCAATTTAGCTGACAGACGCATTTGGTCATCATACCTCGAAGAAGACAGGAGATAGAAGCTATTTAATCTGATGGGTAAGATGAAGTCAGCTATGGAGGTGTGCGTAGATCCAAATTTTCTGATATGGATTCTTATTTACAGGAATCCAGGTTAACTGCATTTAGTTGGCTAAAAATGCAATTGCAGAGCAAGTAATTCCTCACATGATCTTGTTTTGGTATTAGCGGACCCAATGAGGTAGAAGAGTTGAAATTTGTATAGAGAAAAGTTCTTGTGCCTTTTCTCGGCGTTTTTTCTATGTAGTTTTTAATAAACTGGGTCACAGCCTTTCTTGTGCTCACAAATACCTTCTGTTTAGGCTTATTGTAAATAAAAATCCATGTTGCAGAGTTCATGCccctttcttttttttgttaAGCGGTGCAAAGCTTAATCCGTTCCTCACAGGGGGCTCCGTAGGTGCATCGAATGAGAAAGCATAACCTTTAGCTCGATAATGCTGGAGGATTATGTCCATaatcagtgtgtgtgtgtgtgtgtttgtttttttattttattttaaatgtctCCTGAGGCTGGTGAATTGCAGTGAATTGTTATGTTTTGAAGCTTGGAGCCTGGGCTTGGGCTTGGGCTTTTGAGTTTTTGTAATTTTAGTATATTTAAACTAGATAAGTGATCAATGAGATTTAAGGTGGTGCGAACAGCCATTCTTGAGAGGATGCTTTGGGTGGAAGGGAGAACGTTCCCAAGGTAAGTTGCAATGGTTAGGAAATATGAACTTGGaactttttttaataattttctagTTTTGGGTTATAAGTTGGGTCCAATGGGCCTTCCCCAAGTCTTGGGGAATTTATGTCCCTTAGTAGGGAGACAAGGCCCATTGATGTGCAATATTGTTTAACTTGAAGAAGAGGAATAAAGGCAGCAATTGTAACTTGTAAGGGTAGTTGAGTTGGAGTTGGGTGAGAGGCGGGAGCCGATTTGTCTGTTTCAGCTTGTCCTCTTTTCAGTGCGCCCACGAGCAATTTACAACGTATAACAAGAGCAGTTGGCAAGTTTAAACCTACTTCAGAGAATAGTGGATTAGTTACACGGCTCCGTGACCATTAAGGAGAGTAGGAGATAGATGCATCCCGCTCTATCTCATCCTTCTACTACTATTAATAATATTGGTCCGACACTAAACCTTTTTTATGTGAATTTGTAATGCTGCTTCTGTGGTGTTATATAGGTTGATCCGGTTGTGAAGGCTACAAAAAGGGTTTTGGAAATTTGAGCTGACTCTGCCACTTTAAATTAACCTCAACCGAGATGCTATGTGCACAAAATGTTAATAAGAAGGCTAATATATGATAACAACAGGTTAGGATTCGTTACCCAAAAAATTTATCCACATTCCATGATTAGGTTACTTTTCTCCGttacttttaatttaaaaaaaaaaaataacatcaaATTGTTTGGAATATATATGCTTAAATTTGCACGCTTtaataaaattcaatacaattttacattatattatacttaaatttatacaaatttaaatttaaatcttaaattttagTTTCTTAAAAGatgaaataaatttaaaaatttactagGCTTTTTGTTGACCATCCTTTCTCTGAAAAGAAACAAGGGGTGGGAATCACTGGAATACAATCCCAAAAAATGTAACATTTTCCTAAATATAATTTACTGACATTATAGCTTACCTCATTTTCCTATGAAAATAGAATGGTGTTGGaaaaataatataagaaaaaatatatatatacaaatataataaataaaaactactactaataatattaaatatataataaatatattaataaaaaataaatactacTGCTAAAAGTTTAAAGCATTTTTTTGGTAGTCATTGTAACAATTTTatattaccaattttaccttaaCAATTTAAGagattttcaattttaattaaaaatgcaCCCCTCTATTATCCTTTTCTattcttaaaattatttatttttccaaCCTTTCCATTTCCTAccatttcttcttcttcaaatGATTTATCTCCAACCCTTCCTGTCGCGACGTTCCCGGACGCAAACTTGGGACAACCCTGAACTGATGacaaaatgatatgaatgaagtgtgttttgaaaatgtgattttcgtggaaaataaagtgtgatggagtcgctactaaccttttgaagtgtggttagaacacttgattttACTCCCTAAAAAGTGTGAATAAAATATACAGAATAAAATACTACATAGATATTCCCTTAGAGCTGGGGCTTATCGTGCTTCAAAGAGCTCAtacctcccttttaaatcattgtgatcaaaaatcgagaaaatagtttacaaaaatacattttcgggattttgaaatctttatagaattttctaagtgaaaagtaatattctGGGAGCTTTTAGAATTTATTCGGGATGGAAACAATTTTTTGAGTCTCAAAACATTTTTTctgatttatttttttggatttttggtgatttttttcatatttttctgaattttaaaaataacaaaaagacaattaagcaagaacaatgaaaatcaaattccaaaaatatttttaaattattttcttgaatttttttttggtgattttttgatattttaacGATTTTTGTAGATTTTTGTAAATTTTGGAATtattaaagtaataataatacaaaCTGAACCGGTTCAATGGTGGTTCAGAAAATCCAAGTGGTTTGGGGAGAAAATCGATCGAAGGGGAATGATCAACCTATTTAAGATTTGTTTAAAACCATCAAGTCAACACGCATTGCCTTCTGCTTGGGTTGTGTGTGGTGGCACGAGTATGTGCAGGGATGTGTGTAAGAGGGTGTGCAAACAATGTGTGTAAAATATGTGTTGAGTCATACATGAGTTGGTGTGTAAATAGTGTGTTAATATGTATGTGGTCGTGAATGTGTGTTAGTGGTGTGCGCTTTAGTGTGGGTGCAGGTGTGTGTGTGTTAGTAGTGTGTGCAGgggtgtgttttagtgtgtgtttTGGTATGAgtgttgtgtgtgtttttgtAATGTCTCGGAAAATGATATGTTTGAGAAtgtaaaacaaataaataaataaataaaatatataataataataataaataaataaataatgaatgaaagaattgaaataaaataaaataaaataattagtaattaatttattaattaaacgttattaaattgaattaattaaattaaataacatgaggattatatatatatgaataaataTATAAGTATAAAGTAatgtgtttaaatatatatatatatatatatatatgaatataataaagtaaaaaaaaaagaaagttaaATGGCATGAGGAAGCTTCTGCTTCTTGATTTCAACCAAATAACTCAGAGAGGTTTTCATTTCTCTCACCTGCGCACGCCCCCCTCTGTAATTTCTCACGCTCTCTCTATCTCGTCTCCGTTTCTCTCTCACTTCTTTCAATTTCTCGACTGATTTTTGTCCgattgaaaaatcagaaaatactgcTGAACTCCATTCtttgccaccaacatttctactggagcggatttgtcttAGGAATGGTGCCTACTTAGGAACgatgtaggcaccattcctggggtaaggtaatttttttctattttcttaatttctctttAGATCTTCAGCCAAATCAACGATTGGGCACCACCATGGCGTCCTAGTTGCGATCGTCGTTATTTTGattggagtagattttcaatttgggtttcctaagcaccattccaaagtgagagtgagatttgggaaattaaataaattggttatatttgagggtataattatttatttgaaatttatgagcttagaaaatattaaaatagtattttatttaggattgatatAATGGAATTAGGATATTTAATTTCATGGTCCGGGTGAGCACCGTAGGTATCAGTTTGGGATttctgttggcatagttcaagaaataaggtaaatgaaaaaattaagtcagtattttttcatgaaaatacttactattttacaacattttattccagaaaattatatataacatagAATTGTATTTGGAAAATTTACTACTATTAacaggagattgttttaatacatttaatcagGGAAATGATTTTAGTGCATATTTTATGAGTAGAACATGATTTACTTTTGTGTGACATGGGTATAGAATTTTAAGATTTTATGTAATgacaaaatattatatttttagagTAAACATGCTATTACTATTTCAGAAAATtgttaaaaacaataaaaaaatatgtttaaagtatattataatgcaATGGGCCAAGGGTcgtaatttatatgaaatgaCGCAAGAgacataatttatatgatatgatatgatatgtcggcgcaaGGGTCGTGATGCATGAAatgttattttcatgaaattattattatgtcagatattattatgaaacagttatgtttagcatttgaaacatagtatatgatatcagaactcgAATAACTTtttttagttcagttttcagaagcacagtaccgtagctatatatattcagattatgacagtgcaaccacacgattagagtgtggtaaggtggcagtcgatgtggcttcggTGTAGTTTGGAGATGTTCCCCTGGTAGTTTGGATCAGGTGGAGCAGacctatcgtacttacaaattAGAGTTTTTGATCTAACATGGTCAGccagtcattgctaggtcccaccttcggtctgcacaacccagtcatatgggggtaatacatgacaccagctaaatATCCATCCTGAGATTTATTTTACGTATTTTATAgttgtataagatgatttacacgtACAGAGATATAGCATGACatgtatgttacttttaaatatgtttatttggTAAATTATCAGACAGTTTTCACAGATATGATTTATatacagtatatgcttatgacacatgaaaatactcatgttgctacacactaatattagtttattttccctactgagaagtgtctcaccccacctctaaaacatttcaaggaatccaggtagaggagcgaATAGAGCGCCGTAGCGTTAGTGGTCACCTGATCTAccttgttagaagggtaagtcgctatattagggtcagatgggtttttgggtagtgaccctagagaattttatgatcattttgggatgtgtgtatatttatatgacgggtttgtaaaactttggtattgtatttggattgttggtttgttatgtatatgatgtatgttttctgttgctagggtgtcagtgatatatgacaggttttttttttccccagtacccacgggtctaggtggattatgtttATGCTTATCATGATTATTGGTGTAGAGACCTGAaggaattataataattaaataataagggaaatgAGAGAGAAAGATAAACTGTAATTTGGAAATTCAAacaaggttctcgtcgacgaacataacACGTTCATCAATGAACACGCTTGATGGTTATCATGTTGAACTTTTTTTCTAGCGTCTTACTAAGTAGCCCGATCAAAATTGCAACCTCAgagtggactttaagacacgggacgaAATATAGTTAAGGATTTGGGTTTCaacaagaataaggaaactaagtcTCAAAATTCCCTTCCCCAAACAATATCCTTTGCCCCTAGTTTGGTGTGGTGTTTGCAAAGTATTGACTGAACTTGTCGCTTAGACAAGCTGcttacgtaccttttcaggatcaggtcattacgtagtttagaTTCAAATTTGAGTTTGacaatcatttgagacaacagtATGCACCAATCTGGTCAAGACTTTGTTTGGGTTGTAATGTAGGTTAAAGGTATTGATTGAAGAATAAAGAGATATATAAGGCTTAAAATTATCAAACTTATCAAGGGTAATCTTTAGCCAAAGATCACATGTGAAATATGTCCCTTGcttctttttttgcttttttgctcttttttctttttctgcattttcttctttcaccACATATTTTGCTTTTTCCTTTATGAAGgaattttaacttcattttcatttgaactccactctaatctttttaaaactgccccagtgaaGTCTATGATCCTTTGACGGCTAAATCAAGAATAGAATGTTTCAAACTCAAAAGGGCTAAGAAGGGGTTTTTCTGTTCTTTTGTATTTTTAGGTTgtagaaaaatggtctgccatctttttggtagtgaccattgcctcaaatgacttgtcaaaccccaagggacccaaacccaggctAAATTTCTAGTGaactaacttttaagaaaaatatggTTTAACATTGAGgttcaacttggttaacaaatggtaaatcattgtttggttctttatggaaaaattggtcgaccaaagatgatcacccctcatttgatcagaatataatcattttaCTCTTAAGACACTGATTATGATTTAGAAGATAAAAACAGGAGACTTTGTTCATTGATTTCGTAGAGCAAATGTAAAGCTTGAAAGGTCGTTTCTGTCTGCTTTTCCCAAAACTCTTCAATATCAACAAGGCTCTTTGACCATATCTTGCAATAGGACCCTTACTAAACTCCAacttggaggcttttccttcattttttttttctttttttttctcaccTTTCCTTtcgtttgtttgtttgttttttttttttttttggaatagaTTCACAAAATCAACTAACTATTGGCTCCAAGCGCTTTGTTCTGGTAAAATCATTTCCTGTGCCAAAGCACACAATGCAAGCTAAAATGGATAAAGTTTGGCACAAGGTGGTATGATGAGACCGAAATGCATTTCatttaattcaaattaaaaatgattaaaaaacaGAAAGGACCTATAGAAACGTCCCTCctagcacatgaatcattttctgacATCATTTCTAAACAGTCCTTCGATTTGATGGCCTTAATTGGGCCCTCCTCCATGATTAGGCAGTGAATTCCCCTGTATA
Coding sequences within:
- the LOC131144139 gene encoding TORTIFOLIA1-like protein 4 yields the protein MALHKTANSTRDLKQRVIACLNKLSDRDTLAGAAAELESIARTLTSDSFAPFLSCINATDSSEKSPVRRQCVRLLAFLSHTHGDAMSPFLSKMLAAVARRLRDTDTAVRSACVDAVSAMSSQITKPPFSAFLKPLSEAVMLEQDYNSQIGSAMCLAAAIEASPDPEPAQLSKIFPRLLKLAKSECFKAKPALLSLIGSIVGAGGAASRNVVDGLIPCLVEYLSSEDWAARKAAAEALGRVAALERDLVLELRSTCLASLESRRFDKVKVVRETMNRTLELWKEVPGVSDDVLLPSQTKSSSKDNGSGGDGCTPPVSKNSDDVGWVTPEQEKAIPTKKSPSDNSSVTPAARSPLKSNERKISTSLFHSMDQNRSSDCKIEVAMPHSPCEDDSKRSFGVMEPAESRSRNLRPEVRRALFNKIPGERGHKFGGLRSGSRVVPFYDNDNSDLVILDCNCTEEMYGNEKDIEDLSLIRKQLVQIENQQSSLLDLLQRFIGSSQSGISSLETRVHGLEMALDEISYDLAISTGRISNTDSAGNTCCKLPGAEFLSSKFWRRTEVRHSSSRLSSGGIQSLTAMRDLHKDASTETSKMGDRMFQCQNADGFAANQLADICSNSRGHMELNSNRTAKNTIHDNEKIHVRCGGVLGGASRVNSTGTVNINRRSSA